The Oryza glaberrima chromosome 9, OglaRS2, whole genome shotgun sequence genome includes a window with the following:
- the LOC127784636 gene encoding potassium transporter 23: MDDDDGGIQEEPAPPPPPPPPPPPLRRLLTATRSGGSRWVDGSEVGSSESAPWSLDGDRSLRLSVDSAASAGGASGGGGGGGPLSRASSGAFRRRFGKQPRRVDSLDVEAMSVRGAHGHSSKEISILSTVAMAFQTLGVVYGDMGTSPLYVFSDVFSKVPIKSEVEILGALSLVMYTIALIPFAKYVFIVLKANDNGEGGTFALYSLICRYAKVSLLPNQQRVDEDISSFRLKLPTPELERALSVKESLEKNPVFKNILLFLVLMGTSMVIGDGILTPSMSVMSAVSGLQGRVPGFGTDAVVIVSILFLILLFSVQRFGTGKVGFMFAPILALWFINLGTIGIYNLAKYDISVVRAFNPVYIYLFFQTNGIKAWSALGGCVLCITGAEAMFADLGHFSVKSIQVAFTAVVFPCLLIAYMGQAAYLMKYPFAVERIFYDSVPEILFWPVFVIATLAAMIASQAMISATFSCIKQAMALGCFPRIKIIHTSKKVMGQIYIPVMNWFLMVMCIIIVATFRSTNDIANAYGIAEVGVMMVSTALVTLVMLLIWQTNLFLVMCFPVIFGSVEFVYLTAVLSKIQEGGWLPLAFSSLFLCIMYTWNYGSVLKYQSEMRGKISLDFILDLGSTLGTVRVPGIGLVYNELVQGIPSIFGHLLVTLPAMHSTIVFVCIKYVPVPYVPFEERFLFRRIGQKDYHMFRCVARYGYKDVRKEEHGFFEQLLVETLEKFLRKESQEMALEASAMAVEHDDVSVVSDIPSSPVEAGDLHVPLLSDQRLGDGTQTFITEGNTPVLPTSSISEEDPSLEYELESLREAIASGFTYLLAHGDVRARKESFFTKKFIINYFYAFLRRNCRAGTATLKVPHSNIMRVGMTYMV; this comes from the exons atggacgacgacgacggcgggatCCAGGAGGAGCCTGCACCGCCCCCGCCAcccccgcctcccccgccgccgctgcggagGCTCCTGACGGCGACGCGGTCGGGTGGCTCGAGGTGGGTGGACGGCAGCGAGGTCGGCTCGTCCGAGTCCGCGCCGTGGTCGCTCGACGGCGACCGCTCCCTCCGCCTCTCCGTcgactccgccgcctccgccggtggcgccagcggaggcggaggcggaggcgggccgCTCTCGCGTGCGTCCTCCGGCGCGTTCCGGCGGCGCTTCGGGAAGCAGCCGAGGCGGGTCGACTCCCTCGACGTCGAGGCCATGTCCGTCCGCGGCGCGCACGGCCACAGCAGCAAG GAGATATCAATACTGAGCACCGTGGCGATGGCGTTCCAGACCCTCGGAGTCGTCTACGGCGACATGGGCACGAGCCCTCTCTATGTCTTCAGCGATGTGTTCAGCAAGGTGCCCATAAAGTCCGAGGTCGAGATTCTTGGAGCGCTTTCTCTGGTCATGTACACCATCGCGTTGATCCCTTTCGCAAAGTATGTCTTTATAGTTCTGAAAGCTAATGACAATGGAGAAG GAGGCACTTTCGCGCTGTACTCACTGATCTGCAGGTATGCAAAAGTTAGTCTGCTTCCGAATCAGCAACGTGTGGATGAGGATATTTCTAGCTTTAGGCTTAAGTTGCCTACCCCTGAGCTTGAGCGAGCTCTATCTGTCAAAGAATCCCTTGAAAAGAATCCAGTCTTCAAAAACATTCTTTTGTTCTTGGTTCTGATGGGAACTTCTATGGTAATCGGGGATGGCATTCTCACTCCATCGATGTCAG TTATGTCTGCTGTCAGTGGTCTGCAAGGTCGAGTTCCTGGATTTGGGACAG ATGCTGTTGTAATCGTTTCGATCCTGTTTCTTATACTATTGTTCAGCGTACAGAGGTTTGGAACTGGGAAAGTTGGTTTCATGTTTGCTCCTATTTTGGCACTGTGGTTTATTAATTTGGGAACCATTGGAATTTACAACTTGGCTAAATATGATATATCTGTTGTGAGAGCATTCAATCCAGTGtatatctatttatttttccagaCGAATGGTATAAAGGCATGGTCAGCTCTTGGTGGTTGTGTCTTGTGCATCACAG gAGCTGAAGCAATGTTTGCAGATCTGGGACATTTCTCTGTGAAATCAATACAG GTAGCATTCACAGCTGTGGTATTCCCTTGTTTGCTTATCGCTTACATGGGCCAAGCTGCATATTTGATGAAATATCCATTTGCTGTAGAAAGAATATTTTATGATTCTGTACCAG AAATTCTTTTCTGGCCAGTATTTGTGATTGCTACACTTGCTGCTATGATTGCCAGCCAAGCTATGATATCAGCAACTTTCTCTTGCATAAAGCAGGCCATGGCTCTTGGTTGCTTTCCTAGAATTAAAATAATTCATACATCCAAGAAAGTCATGGGCCAGATTTACATTCCTGTTATGAATTGGTTTCTCATGGTCATGtgcatcatcattgttgccACTTTCAGGAGTACCAACGACATTGCCAATGCTTACG GTATTGCTGAAGTTGGAGTTATGATGGTTAGCACTGCACTGGTTACGTTGGTGATGCTTCTTATATGGCAAACCAATTTGTTCCTCGTTATGTGCTTCCCTGTTATTTTTGGTTCTGTGGAGTTTGTTTACTTAACAGCCGTTCTGTCAAAGATACAAGAAGGAGGATGGTTACCTCTGGCTTTCTCATCATTGTTCCTCTGCATAATGTACACATGGAACTACGGAAGTGTGTTGAAGTACCAGAGCGAGATGCGTGGGAAGATTTCCCTGGACTTTATCCTTGACCTGGGATCCACGCTTGGCACAGTAAGAGTTCCAGGGATTGGTCTTGTGTACAATGAGCTGGTCCAGGGAATTCCGTCGATCTTTGGCCATCTTTTGGTCACACTCCCAGCAATGCACTCTACGATTGTCTTCGTTTGCATAAAGTATGTTCCTGTCCCATATGTCCCATTTGAAGAAAGGTTCTTGTTCCGAAGGATTGGCCAAAAGGACTACCATATGTTCCGTTGTGTTGCACGGTATGGTTACAAGGATGTCAGGAAAGAGGAACATGGCTTCTTTGAGCAGCTTTTGGTTGAAACCCTGGAGAAATTTTTGAGGAAGGAATCCCAGGAAATGGCACTTGAAGCAAGCGCAATGGCAGTAGAGCATGACGATGTTTCTGTTGTATCTGATATCCCTTCATCTCCTGTTGAGGCTGGGGATCTACATGTTCCACTGCTTTCTGATCAGAGGCTGGGTGATGGCACCCAAACATTCATCACTGAAGGCAATACACCTGTGCTTCCCACGAGTTCCATCTCAGAAGAAGACCCCAGCTTGGAGTATGAGCTGGAGTCACTGAGAGAAGCCATAGCTTCTGGATTCACATACCTCTTGGCACACGGTGACGTGAGGGCGAGGAAGGAATCGTTCTTCACGAAGAAGTTCATCATCAATTACTTCTACGCGTTCCTCAGGAGGAATTGCAGGGCTGGAACCGCAACCTTGAAGGTCCCTCACTCGAATATTATGCGTGTTGGGATGACATACATGGTGTGA